The following coding sequences are from one Nicotiana tomentosiformis chromosome 3, ASM39032v3, whole genome shotgun sequence window:
- the LOC104101296 gene encoding uncharacterized protein, translating to MFTAINLHSQLSLNRRFFRTQISVQLQSRNLNINSCLSRNKPNDQTTNASTAAAGSGTDTLRIILAAGGTGGHIYPAIAIADDLKTLDPNAQILFVGLPTGMESTAVPTAGYSFTPIRAAPLGRPFISLYNLFVLPYVLIKSLIKSFLILQEFKPHIVIGTGGFVSFPICLAAGLRGIKLAIQEQNSVPGVANRVLSLFADKVFAAFNSTVDCFWQKNKCVVCGNPVRLSLRQYASKAVARRHFFSKAVVGKGDGKVVLILGGSLGANALNVAILHLYSEMLDERKDLFLIWQTGVLAFDEMESLVKFHPRLYITPFLHSMDLAYSAADLIVSRAGAMICSEILAAGKPCILIPSPNVAEGHQFHNACLMADVAGSRVITEDELDSLTLKSAIEEILDNEGSMTEMSERALKAAKPDASVEIAKHLLSLVNFSSPQG from the exons ATGTTTACTGCCATCAATTTACACTCGCAACTTTCACTGAACCGCCGCTTCTTTCGAACCCAAATCTCCGTTCAACTTCAATCTAG GAATCTCAACATCAATAGCTGTCTCTCTCGAAACAAACCCAATGATCAAACCACCAATGCATCAACAGCAGCTGCTGGAAGTGGAACTGACACTCTTCGAATCATATTGGCCGCAGGGGGCACAGGTGGCCATATATACCCAGCTATTGCCATTGCTGATGATCTCAAAACCCTTGACCCAAATGCCCAGATACTCTTTGTTGGGCTCCCAACTGGAATGGAAAGCACTGCAGTGCCAACAGCAGGATATTCTTTTACGCCGATTCGAGCCGCACCATTGGGCCGGCCCTTCATCTCTCTGTACAATTTATTCGTCCTCCCTTATGTTCTCATTAAATCCCTAATCAAAAGTTTCCTAATACTTCAAGAGTTCAAACCCCATATAGTAATTGGAACTGGTGGGTTTGTTTCGTTTCCGATTTGCCTAGCTGCTGGACTCAGAGGGATTAAACTAGCAATCCAAGAACAAAATTCAGTACCCGGTGTAGCAAATCGGGTGCTTTCATTATTTGCTGACAAAGTGTTTGCTGCATTTAATTCTACTGTTGATTGTTTCTGGCAAAAGAATAAATGCGTGGTGTGCGGAAATCCAGTGAGATTGTCGTTGAGGCAATATGCATCCAAGGCTGTGGCGAGGCGTCATTTCTTTTCAAAGGCTGTTGTAGGGAAGGGGGATGGTAAAGTGGTGTTGATTCTTGGTGGCTCTTTGGGTGCCAATGCACTTAATGTTGCTATCTTGCATTTGTATTCTGAAATGTTAGACGAACGGAAAGACTTGTTTTTAATATGGCAGACGGGTGTTCTAGCATTTGATGAGATGGAAAGCCTTGTAAAATTCCATCCCCGATTATACATAACCCC GTTCTTGCATTCTATGGATTTGGCATACTCAGCTGCAGACCTTATTGTATCTAGAGCTGGAGCAATGATCTGCTCCGAGATCTTGGCTGCTGGGAAACCTTGTATTCTG ATACCTTCACCGAATGTGGCTGAAGGACATCAATTTCACAATGCTTGTCTAATGGCTGATGTAGCTGGTTCAAGGGTTATAACTGAAGATGAACTTGACTCTCTGACTCTTAAAAGTGCTATTGAAGAAATTTTAG ATAATGAGGGATCGATGACAGAGATGTCTGAGAGAGCTCTCAAAGCTGCGAAGCCAGATGCATCTGTTGAGATTGCTAAACACCTTCTTTCTCTTGTAAACTTTTCGTCACCTCAAGGATGA
- the LOC104101295 gene encoding uncharacterized protein codes for MIAFAPSDFRWAIHAPAGLPSFSAVEPAAAVGSPPQRLRPLCISSSAGGRTSPKPSVCTADELHYVPLPNNEWKLALWRYLPSPQRSRRNHPLLLLSGVGTNAIGYDLAPGSSFARYMSHQGFDTWILEVRGAGLSAKISQDEGLQDATQVSAITSQLTEFGHGLGNIIEENQQPISQFTGLQNRFSITVEDFLKQLHLIGKYNWDFDHYLEEDVPTAMDYIRNQCRPKDGKLLAIGHSMGGILLYAMLSQNGSRGKCTELASVITLGSSLDYTTSRSSLKMLLPLVDPAKAVNLPVVPLGALLAAIYPLASRPPYLLSWLNPQVSAQNMMHPEMFERLVLKNFCTIPAKLLSQLSTVFQKGGLRNRSGTFFYKDHLHKSNVPILALAGDRDLICPPEAVYETVKLIPENLVTYKVFGEPQGPNYAHYDLVGGRMAFYQVYPYIIEFLSRHDRV; via the exons ATGATTGCTTTTGCTCCATCGGATTTCCGTTGGGCGATTCACGCGCCGGCTGGCCTTCCGTCTTTCTCCGCCGTAGAACCCGCCGCTGCCGTTGGTAGTCCACCGCAGAGGCTGCGGCCACTCTGCATCAGTAGTAGCGCAGGTGGTAGAACCAGCCCTAAGCCCTCTGTTTGTACGGCCGATGAGCTTCATTACGTTCCCCTTCCCAACAATGAATGGAAACTCGCCCTATGGCGCTACTTACCTTCACCACAG CGGAGCCGCAGGAATCATCCTCTGTTATTGTTGTCTGGAGTAGGCACTAATGCCATTGGCTATGATCTTGCTCCTGGT TCATCTTTTGCACGATATATGTCTCACCAAGGATTTGATACTTGGATTCTTGAAGTTCGAGGTGCTGGCTTGAGCGCAAAAATTAGTCAAGATGAAG GATTACAAGATGCAACACAAGTGTCTGCTATTACAAGCCAACTCACTGAATTTGGTCATGGACTTGGAAATATTATTGAGGAAAATCAACAACCAATCTCTCAGTTTACTGGTTTGCAAAACCGCTTTTCTATTACAGTAGAAGATTTCTTGAAACAGCTTCATCTGATTGGGAAGTATAACTGGGACTTCGATCATTACTTGGAAGAAGATGTGCCTACAGCG ATGGACTACATAAGGAACCAATGCAGACCGAAGGATGGAAAGTTGCTCGCTATTGGCCATTCTATGGGAGGTATCTTGCTGTATGCCATGCTCTCACAAAATG GTTCCAGAGGAAAGTGCACTGAGTTGGCATCAGTCATCACTTTGGGTTCATCACTGGACTACACTACTTCACGGTCATCCCTGAAAATGCTTTTACCCTTA GTAGATCCTGCAAAGGCTGTGAATCTTCCAGTTGTTCCACTCGGAGCATTACTCGCAGCCATCTATCCTCTTGCATCTCGTCCTCCGTATCTCTTATCATGGTTAAATCCTCAGGTATCTGCGCAAAATATGATGCATCCGGAAATGTTTGAGAGGCTTGTCTTGAAAAACTTTT GTACTATTCCTGCGAAACTTCTGTCACAGCTATCAACAGTCTTCCAAAAGGGTGGTCTAAGGAATAGAAGTGGGACTTTCTTTTATAAGGACCATCTTCACAAAAGCAATGTGCCTATTTTAGCTCTTGCAGGGGACAGAGACCTTATTTGTCCTCCTGAAGCTGTGTATG AAACTGTCAAGCTGATTCCTGAGAACTTGGTCACGTATAAAGTTTTTGGTGAACCTCAGGGTCCAAACTATGCCCATTATGATCTAGTCGGTGGACGAATG GCATTCTATCAAGTATATCCATATATAATTGAATTCCTCAGTCGACATGATAGAGTGTAA